One part of the Dermacentor andersoni chromosome 2, qqDerAnde1_hic_scaffold, whole genome shotgun sequence genome encodes these proteins:
- the LOC126540328 gene encoding uncharacterized protein: MDTLLSTSSPEQPCKRKSKEHCSVPYCTSTRWKSHELSFHRFPKANEAKRRQLWIQKLRMGKPVTPTMVVCSRHFQPDDYFFPGIYCARRVLKKTAVPSRNLPQSSTFDASKAARCQQRDKERLRRRQHRSKKATSGAGSSTSGTPVSPNESYIKPDILEETPQEYLKCKSEELVVNVYTGNEEVAEILANMNSTQRSY; this comes from the exons ATGGATACCTTACTTTCGACGTCGTCGCCAGAGCAACCCTGCAAAAGGAAGTCTAAAGAGCATTGCAGCGTGCCATACTGCACATCTACAAGATGGAAAAGTCATGAGTTGTCATTCCATCGTTTCCCAAAAGCCAACGAGGCGAAGAGAAGGCAGCTATGGATCCAGAAACTACGGATGGGCAAGCCCGTAACGCCAACAATGGTTGTATGCTCGCGGCATTTTCAGCCAGATGACTACTTCTTCCCAG GAATCTATTGCGCCCGCCGTGTGCTCAAGAAAACAGCGGTGCCTAGCCGGAACTTACCTCAGTCCAGTACTTTTGATGCTTCAAAGGCAGCAAGATGCCAGCAGCGGGACAAAGAGAGACTTCGCAGGAGGCAGCACCGTTCAAAG AAAGCAACAAGTGGTGCTGGATCATCTACCTCTGGCACTCCTGTAAGCCCAAATGAGAGCTATATAAAGCCAGACATACTAGAG GAGACACCCCAAGAATATCTCAAGTGTAAGAGTGAGGAACTTGTGGTGAACGTGTACACTGGAAATGAAGAAGTGGCAGAAATCCTGGCCAACATGAACTCCACCCAGCGGAGCTACTGA